A region of Curvibacter sp. AEP1-3 DNA encodes the following proteins:
- a CDS encoding MFS transporter — MSSTNPTQSAYDWHTITALNIVSTLAQIGQFGIIFVIVPVWLALQGLSAAQLGFFAASLWMGQMPGLGLAPWLCRHWGARTVVVVGLGGSVMALLGIAWVPMASLPWPAYLACGLLAGLGMGLRWVGLEPWLYNIAPAHARGRLVGFHETLIAAAPVVAPAIAAWVGVQGHTILWLGVGFTVSALVPLAFARTPPVEEAHHVNSWRQSAQAAWPHLIFRQGLLIALCGGMLESALAGLFAVFAGDRGFEAEGIAHLLTAFGLGGLLLQYPVGWMADHWGLRAAGALAAMGTALAAALLACVPGVPVAFATMFVLGGLITAFLTLALIAATKTPTPDMAWNVSSLSMAYSLSAVVGPVVAGGAMTATSSMALMWFATGVGVVMVGLLLKR, encoded by the coding sequence ATGTCCAGCACCAACCCCACCCAGAGCGCCTACGACTGGCACACCATCACCGCGCTCAACATCGTGTCTACCCTGGCCCAGATCGGGCAGTTCGGCATCATCTTTGTCATCGTGCCGGTGTGGCTGGCGCTTCAGGGCCTGAGTGCTGCGCAGTTGGGCTTTTTTGCGGCTTCGTTGTGGATGGGCCAAATGCCCGGCTTGGGCCTGGCGCCTTGGCTGTGCCGCCATTGGGGTGCGCGCACGGTGGTGGTGGTCGGGCTGGGCGGCTCGGTAATGGCGTTGCTGGGCATTGCATGGGTGCCTATGGCGTCTTTGCCATGGCCTGCGTACTTGGCTTGCGGCCTGCTGGCCGGCTTGGGCATGGGCCTGCGCTGGGTGGGGCTGGAGCCCTGGCTTTACAACATTGCCCCCGCTCATGCGCGTGGGCGGCTGGTGGGTTTTCATGAAACGCTGATTGCCGCCGCCCCCGTGGTGGCCCCGGCCATTGCCGCTTGGGTGGGCGTGCAGGGCCACACCATTTTGTGGCTGGGCGTGGGCTTTACGGTGTCAGCACTGGTGCCGTTGGCATTTGCCCGCACACCGCCCGTGGAGGAGGCACACCACGTCAACAGTTGGCGCCAGTCCGCCCAAGCGGCGTGGCCGCACCTCATCTTCCGGCAGGGGCTGCTGATCGCGCTGTGCGGCGGCATGCTGGAGTCGGCGCTGGCCGGCTTGTTTGCCGTGTTCGCGGGCGACCGCGGGTTTGAGGCCGAAGGCATCGCCCACTTGCTTACCGCTTTCGGGCTGGGTGGCCTGCTGCTGCAATACCCCGTAGGCTGGATGGCCGACCACTGGGGCCTGCGCGCCGCCGGCGCACTGGCTGCGATGGGCACCGCCTTGGCTGCTGCATTGTTGGCTTGCGTGCCCGGTGTGCCGGTGGCGTTTGCCACCATGTTTGTGCTGGGCGGGCTGATCACCGCCTTCCTCACCCTGGCACTCATTGCCGCCACCAAGACCCCCACACCCGACATGGCCTGGAACGTCAGCAGCCTCTCCATGGCCTATTCGCTCAGCGCAGTTGTCGGCCCGGTGGTAGCTGGCGGCGCCATGACTGCGACCAGCAGCATGGCGTTGATGTGGTTTGCGACGGGAGTAGGTGTAGTGATGGTGGGTTTGCTATTGAAAAGATAG
- a CDS encoding NADPH-dependent FMN reductase, which produces MIILILAASAQRQSVNKRLAHSIELLLRARGFADIERPDFKSFTMPMYDGDLEMENGVPAAARDLADHVQKADAVIICTPEYNGSIPGSLKNALDWVSRLSPHPLIGKPVLMTGASPGVLGSIRSLWHSRVPFEALGAFVFPEMFGLGLATNAFDTDGQLKDPKRQQQLAQLCEKFLALAVRAKASV; this is translated from the coding sequence ATGATAATTTTGATTCTGGCGGCGTCCGCACAGCGGCAATCGGTCAACAAGCGTTTGGCGCACAGCATTGAGCTGCTGCTGCGTGCCCGAGGGTTTGCGGACATTGAACGCCCCGACTTCAAATCTTTCACCATGCCCATGTATGACGGCGATTTGGAGATGGAGAATGGCGTGCCGGCAGCGGCGCGCGACCTAGCGGATCACGTACAGAAGGCCGACGCCGTCATCATTTGTACTCCGGAGTACAACGGCAGCATCCCGGGTAGCTTGAAGAATGCGCTCGACTGGGTGTCGCGCTTAAGTCCTCACCCGCTCATTGGCAAGCCGGTCTTGATGACAGGTGCATCGCCCGGTGTGTTGGGGTCGATTCGTAGCTTGTGGCACAGCCGTGTACCTTTTGAGGCACTGGGCGCATTTGTGTTCCCGGAAATGTTTGGCCTGGGCTTGGCAACCAACGCTTTTGATACAGATGGTCAACTCAAGGATCCGAAGCGCCAACAGCAATTGGCGCAGCTATGCGAGAAGTTTCTCGCGTTGGCAGTTCGCGCTAAGGCATCTGTATAA
- a CDS encoding MoaF-related domain-containing protein: protein MAFTAAIALLFTFTTSAIAGTGSSKNNGSCKSYESWVGNGKVNIVDFRGNDESSPFRFRLKFHNFEQVKPDGFMGPITKGFMTFSYPRQAKPEVAYVKNAAYPAPYTQGPAFGEKIEYQAREVSCNVFEVHWKEPKKGDTVTHVQNYNKQHVCTNITNVNREAIPAGFDPFDLSAQMNNKALFPNGSPLLKDGFGWYNLCGKMAQSLERDRVWEDKLGFLVFEAP from the coding sequence ATGGCGTTCACCGCAGCAATTGCCTTGCTGTTTACATTCACAACGTCGGCGATTGCGGGCACCGGATCATCGAAAAACAACGGATCCTGCAAGAGCTATGAGTCTTGGGTGGGCAATGGCAAGGTCAACATTGTGGACTTCCGTGGAAATGACGAAAGCTCCCCATTTCGCTTTCGCTTGAAGTTCCACAACTTCGAACAGGTCAAGCCGGATGGCTTCATGGGGCCGATCACCAAAGGTTTCATGACATTCTCCTACCCGAGGCAGGCCAAGCCAGAAGTTGCCTACGTCAAAAATGCAGCGTACCCAGCCCCATACACCCAAGGCCCAGCTTTCGGTGAAAAGATTGAGTACCAAGCACGAGAAGTGAGCTGCAACGTCTTTGAAGTGCATTGGAAGGAGCCCAAAAAGGGCGACACCGTCACCCACGTTCAGAACTACAACAAGCAACATGTTTGCACCAACATTACAAACGTTAATCGAGAGGCGATACCCGCCGGCTTTGATCCGTTTGATCTGAGTGCGCAAATGAACAACAAAGCACTGTTCCCGAACGGCAGCCCACTGTTGAAAGATGGATTTGGCTGGTACAACCTGTGCGGAAAAATGGCACAGAGTCTGGAGCGCGATCGTGTCTGGGAAGACAAGCTGGGCTTCTTGGTTTTCGAGGCACCCTAA